In Acidobacteriota bacterium, a single genomic region encodes these proteins:
- a CDS encoding glycosyltransferase family 4 protein: MSSLARILMLAPEPFFEPRGTPFSEYHRIKALGELGYAVDLVTYPFGRDVTLRNLRIVRCARPPLVEGVKVGPSATKLLLDGLLAVTATRLAFARRYDAIHSHEEAGVLGLWLARRLGIPHLYDMHSSLPQQLANFQYTRSALLRRLFERVEISMIEHSQVIITICPELQATAVARGAGRRAFLIENVMGGDVEETKPIPAREMRARYGVGSDQPLVLYTGTFEPYQGLDLLTEAAALLRRSHPDARVLVVGGTVAQVDRARAQAVRSGSPLVLAGQRPPQEIPSFVAASDILVSPRISGTNTPLKIYSYLRSGKPIVATDLQTHTQVLSDSTAALVPPNAPALAAGLARLMDRPEERRRLATAARLLAASRYSRETYLSRTAAAYERLLRRRPSIGSVGAPHSGAA, translated from the coding sequence GTGAGCAGTCTGGCGAGGATTCTGATGCTCGCCCCCGAGCCCTTCTTCGAGCCTCGGGGAACGCCCTTCAGCGAGTACCACCGCATCAAGGCCCTAGGCGAGCTCGGCTACGCCGTCGATCTCGTGACCTATCCGTTCGGCCGCGACGTGACGCTCCGCAACCTGCGGATCGTGCGCTGCGCGCGACCGCCGTTGGTGGAGGGCGTGAAGGTCGGCCCGTCGGCCACGAAGCTGCTCCTCGATGGACTCCTCGCCGTGACCGCAACACGGCTGGCGTTCGCCCGCCGTTACGACGCGATCCACTCCCACGAGGAGGCCGGCGTTCTCGGGCTGTGGCTGGCGAGACGACTCGGGATTCCCCACCTGTACGACATGCACTCCAGCCTGCCGCAACAGTTGGCCAATTTCCAATACACCCGCTCCGCGCTGCTCCGCCGGCTGTTCGAGCGCGTCGAGATCTCGATGATCGAGCACTCGCAGGTCATCATCACGATCTGTCCCGAGTTGCAGGCGACCGCCGTCGCGCGGGGCGCCGGCCGCCGGGCGTTCCTGATCGAGAACGTGATGGGGGGCGACGTGGAGGAGACCAAGCCGATCCCGGCGCGGGAGATGCGCGCGCGCTACGGCGTGGGCTCCGACCAGCCGCTGGTGCTCTATACCGGAACCTTCGAGCCGTACCAGGGACTCGATCTGCTCACCGAGGCGGCCGCGCTGCTGCGGCGCTCCCACCCCGACGCGCGTGTCCTCGTGGTCGGCGGAACGGTCGCGCAGGTCGATCGAGCCCGTGCGCAGGCGGTGCGGTCCGGCAGCCCGCTCGTGCTCGCGGGCCAGCGTCCACCGCAGGAGATCCCCAGCTTCGTGGCCGCCAGCGACATCCTGGTGTCGCCACGCATCAGCGGCACCAACACGCCCTTGAAGATCTACTCGTACCTGCGGTCGGGCAAACCCATCGTGGCGACGGATCTTCAGACGCACACGCAGGTCCTCAGCGACTCGACCGCGGCGCTCGTGCCTCCGAATGCTCCTGCTCTGGCTGCCGGCCTGGCTAGACTCATGGACCGGCCCGAGGAACGCCGCCGACTGGCAACGGCCGCCCGCTTGCTGGCCGCTTCACGCTACAGCCGGGAGACCTACCTCTCGCGTACCGCGGCCGCGTACGAACGGCTTCTCCGCCGGCGTCCGTCCATCGGAAGCGTCGGCGCCCCGCATTCGGGAGCCGCATGA
- a CDS encoding oligosaccharide flippase family protein — protein sequence MTPRNQSLVGNAARASGSIASTLLLAALLILAGRVLGDVEYGKFSFALAVAMIFEALVDFGLKEITTREVARERRAARRLLADTFGLKLVLAAAASIALLLAVHVLGAEPDERFACYLLGAASILRSYLLTIRHTLQGLERFGLDSTSVVIDRLLLLGLGSAALTGGFGLLGLAASFVFARMLSLFVACMLAASQVGRIRFAFDVSSWRALQLQALPFGAFAVVFYLYSYVDTVMLWALRSDAETGLYSAAYRLYEGLSSAPQVLHAVLIPRLASHFVRDRAAHARLSCTALWVSFVLAVPVCIGAVLLANPLVGVFFGAEYAAAGLPLQILGVGFVFVFPLFVLHAVALSVDAGSRLLQIAVIGCLANIAMNLVLIPRYGMHGAAAATVAGEALSAALLGWGLRHRLWPTHAPPR from the coding sequence GTGACCCCGCGGAACCAGAGCCTCGTCGGCAACGCAGCCCGCGCCAGCGGTTCGATCGCCAGCACGCTGCTGCTCGCCGCACTGCTCATCCTGGCCGGCCGGGTGCTCGGAGACGTCGAGTACGGCAAGTTCTCCTTTGCACTCGCGGTGGCGATGATCTTCGAGGCTCTCGTCGACTTCGGACTCAAGGAGATCACGACCCGTGAAGTGGCCCGCGAGAGGCGGGCGGCCCGCCGTCTCCTGGCCGACACCTTCGGATTGAAACTGGTGCTCGCCGCCGCGGCCTCGATAGCCCTGCTGTTGGCGGTACATGTCCTGGGCGCGGAGCCCGACGAGCGATTCGCCTGCTACCTGCTGGGAGCCGCATCGATCCTGCGATCGTACCTTCTCACGATCCGACACACGCTCCAGGGGCTCGAACGCTTCGGACTCGACAGCACCTCGGTGGTCATCGACCGCCTGCTTCTCCTGGGGCTCGGATCCGCGGCCCTGACCGGCGGATTCGGGCTGCTCGGACTCGCCGCGAGCTTCGTGTTCGCCCGCATGCTGTCGCTCTTCGTCGCCTGCATGCTGGCGGCGAGCCAGGTCGGGCGAATTCGTTTCGCGTTCGACGTGTCGTCGTGGCGTGCTCTCCAGCTCCAGGCCCTTCCGTTCGGGGCGTTCGCGGTCGTGTTCTATCTCTACAGCTACGTCGACACCGTCATGCTGTGGGCTCTCCGCAGCGACGCGGAAACGGGGCTCTACAGCGCGGCGTACCGCCTCTACGAAGGCCTGAGCAGCGCGCCGCAGGTGCTGCATGCGGTCCTGATTCCACGGCTGGCGAGCCACTTCGTCCGCGATCGGGCGGCCCACGCGAGGTTGTCGTGCACGGCTCTATGGGTGAGCTTCGTACTGGCCGTCCCCGTGTGCATCGGCGCGGTTCTCCTGGCCAACCCCCTGGTCGGCGTCTTCTTCGGCGCCGAGTACGCAGCGGCGGGACTGCCGTTGCAGATACTCGGCGTCGGGTTCGTGTTCGTGTTTCCGCTCTTCGTCCTGCACGCGGTCGCACTGTCGGTCGATGCCGGCTCCCGACTGCTGCAAATCGCGGTCATCGGATGTCTGGCGAACATCGCGATGAATCTCGTCCTGATCCCACGCTACGGCATGCATGGCGCGGCGGCCGCCACGGTGGCGGGCGAAGCCCTGAGCGCGGCTCTGCTCGGATGGGGGCTCCGCCATCGGCTCTGGCCCACACATGCCCCGCCCCGGTAG
- a CDS encoding glycosyltransferase, with protein MPETLQRGGSRTKPSQGVRTVNRPDFPRDVSVAIVAHNAAATLPDTLQSLREAGCPEARITVVDVASTDETAAYLSRSAPGVHQRRLDANRGPGPGRNVAIVECPTPWVLLLDADVMVEADTIDLLRRAAETPGAAIASPVVIHADRPDLIQYADTGFHFICEAVNPYLDRPVEARGTDTRDIGAASGCALLIDCAVAAEVGLFDERYFIGKEDGDFTHRVRLAGYRIVEPPRARVRHRSRRRGSWLFYYQIRNRWHVILKNYEVRTILVLLPAFVLHEALQAIVLTAKGHAVTYFRAWAGLCRLLPALAADRARVQRIRVRSDRELLKDGALVVRPDLAGGNLTGRARHGYERMLGAYWRAIRPVLSPGRRNASGT; from the coding sequence ATACCGGAGACACTTCAACGCGGCGGTTCCCGAACGAAACCATCGCAAGGCGTCCGGACCGTGAACCGACCAGATTTTCCGCGCGACGTGTCGGTCGCGATCGTGGCCCACAACGCCGCGGCTACGCTTCCCGACACGCTGCAATCGCTACGGGAGGCGGGCTGCCCCGAAGCGCGAATCACGGTAGTCGACGTCGCCAGTACGGACGAGACGGCCGCGTATCTTTCCCGGAGCGCGCCGGGCGTGCACCAGCGCCGACTCGACGCCAACCGGGGGCCCGGTCCGGGCCGCAACGTGGCCATTGTCGAGTGTCCGACCCCCTGGGTGCTGCTGCTTGATGCCGACGTCATGGTGGAAGCAGACACGATTGACCTGCTGCGGCGGGCCGCGGAAACGCCCGGCGCGGCCATCGCCAGCCCCGTCGTGATTCACGCGGATCGACCGGACCTGATCCAGTACGCGGACACCGGGTTCCACTTCATCTGCGAAGCAGTCAATCCATACCTGGATCGACCGGTCGAGGCGCGCGGAACGGACACGCGTGACATCGGCGCAGCCTCGGGTTGCGCTCTGCTCATCGACTGCGCGGTCGCGGCCGAAGTCGGGTTGTTCGACGAGCGCTACTTCATCGGCAAGGAGGATGGAGACTTCACGCACCGGGTCAGGCTGGCCGGCTACCGAATCGTCGAGCCTCCACGCGCGCGGGTTCGCCACCGCAGCCGCCGGCGCGGCTCGTGGCTCTTCTACTACCAGATCCGCAACCGCTGGCACGTGATCCTCAAGAACTACGAGGTCCGTACGATCCTCGTTCTGCTGCCGGCTTTCGTGCTTCACGAAGCGCTGCAGGCGATCGTCCTGACGGCCAAGGGACACGCCGTCACCTACTTCAGAGCGTGGGCCGGCCTGTGCCGCCTGCTTCCCGCACTGGCCGCCGACCGGGCGCGAGTCCAGCGCATCCGGGTTCGTTCCGACCGGGAGCTGCTGAAGGACGGCGCGCTGGTCGTGCGGCCCGATCTGGCCGGCGGGAACCTGACCGGCCGGGCGCGGCACGGGTACGAGCGGATGCTTGGCGCCTACTGGCGCGCCATCAGGCCGGTACTGTCGCCGGGCCGCAGAAACGCGTCGGGTACATGA
- a CDS encoding glycosyltransferase family 4 protein encodes MRRPRVLVLTTYYAPILGGVETHARLIARWMHERGYETLVLTTRVGMDRPAPPTVDGVPVHRTRPSGSRRQWAKWLALPFIFWALVRLRNRYDVVYCPDPRGVGVAAVTARHLLSKRLVFQAATPGVLSCTHWDGMLARAALDPAGRLGRAIKSTGRRVYGAADAYVCISQEISNEGRSAGIPERRMVYQPHGVRLDRYRPAATDAVRRIRDELGLPRERIICLFLGRLSREKGVLDLVDAWRRVDDESAVLALAGPEMPGHHLDAGPQARELVARYGLSERVRFLGATDTPARVMQAADVFVLPSYYEAFAIAVAEAMACGLAPVVSPVAGIADHLDHGENALLCEPGRPDHLAATLRRAIGDTALRVALRRAARATAERHFDGERMAARIAGLLTDVAAFRREAA; translated from the coding sequence ATGCGCCGTCCACGGGTGCTGGTGCTGACGACGTACTACGCGCCGATCCTCGGTGGCGTGGAAACGCACGCGCGCCTCATTGCTCGCTGGATGCACGAGCGAGGCTACGAGACACTGGTGCTAACCACGCGCGTCGGGATGGATCGACCCGCGCCGCCAACGGTCGACGGCGTACCCGTGCATCGGACACGCCCGTCGGGCAGCCGCCGGCAGTGGGCGAAATGGCTGGCTCTGCCGTTCATCTTCTGGGCACTGGTTCGATTGCGCAATCGCTACGATGTCGTCTACTGCCCCGATCCGCGGGGAGTCGGCGTCGCGGCGGTAACGGCGCGCCACCTCCTCTCCAAGCGGCTCGTCTTCCAGGCGGCGACGCCCGGAGTACTGTCCTGCACGCACTGGGACGGCATGCTGGCGCGCGCCGCCCTGGATCCGGCGGGAAGACTGGGACGGGCCATCAAGAGCACGGGCCGCCGGGTCTACGGCGCCGCCGACGCGTACGTCTGCATATCGCAAGAGATTTCGAACGAAGGCCGGTCAGCGGGAATACCGGAGCGGCGAATGGTGTACCAGCCCCACGGCGTTCGCCTCGATCGGTACCGTCCGGCCGCGACGGATGCGGTACGGCGGATCCGCGACGAGCTCGGCCTGCCGCGGGAGCGAATCATCTGCCTGTTTCTCGGCCGGCTCAGCCGGGAGAAGGGCGTCCTCGATCTCGTCGATGCCTGGCGGCGCGTCGACGACGAGTCGGCGGTGCTGGCACTGGCCGGGCCGGAGATGCCGGGCCATCATCTGGATGCCGGCCCCCAGGCCCGGGAGCTGGTCGCGCGGTACGGCCTCTCCGAACGGGTGCGGTTCCTGGGCGCCACCGACACGCCGGCCAGGGTCATGCAGGCGGCCGACGTATTCGTGCTTCCTTCCTACTACGAGGCCTTCGCCATCGCGGTGGCGGAGGCCATGGCGTGCGGCCTGGCGCCGGTCGTCTCGCCGGTCGCGGGCATCGCCGACCACCTCGACCACGGCGAGAACGCGCTGCTCTGCGAACCCGGGCGACCGGACCATCTGGCTGCAACGCTGCGGCGCGCGATCGGCGACACCGCGCTTCGCGTCGCGCTCCGCCGAGCGGCGCGGGCCACGGCCGAGCGTCATTTCGACGGCGAGCGGATGGCGGCGCGCATCGCCGGGCTCCTGACCGACGTCGCAGCGTTCCGACGCGAGGCGGCGTGA
- a CDS encoding NAD-dependent epimerase/dehydratase family protein — MRVLVSGATGFTGGHLARYLATRGASVRGLVRPRSRPRAAALEQAGVEIVLGDLADDASLARACDGVDAVYHIAATYRNAGQPDAAYRAVNVRGTRALLDAALAAGVTRFVHCSTVGVHGHVERPPADEDAPLAPGDIYQETKLEAERLARSVGASGDMEVVVARPAGIYGPGDTRFLKLFRGIAKRRFPMLGSGAVCYHFTYIDDLVEGFRLCGEAPVAAGRTYILAGRRHTPLTELVRVVADEVGVPPPRWRFPVWPVWAAGAVCEAVCVPLGVEPPLYRRRVEFFTKNRAFDTARARRELGFEPAVDLVEGVRRTADWYRREGLL; from the coding sequence ATGAGAGTCCTGGTCAGCGGCGCCACCGGATTCACGGGCGGCCATCTCGCCCGTTACCTCGCGACGCGCGGCGCATCCGTTCGCGGGCTCGTTCGCCCCCGCAGCCGCCCGCGGGCCGCAGCGCTGGAGCAGGCCGGCGTCGAGATCGTGCTCGGCGACCTGGCCGACGACGCGTCGCTGGCGCGCGCCTGCGACGGAGTCGACGCGGTCTACCACATCGCGGCCACCTACAGGAACGCGGGTCAGCCGGATGCGGCCTACCGCGCGGTCAACGTGCGCGGCACCCGTGCGCTCCTCGACGCCGCGCTGGCAGCCGGCGTCACCCGGTTCGTCCACTGCAGCACGGTAGGCGTCCACGGGCACGTCGAGCGTCCGCCCGCGGACGAAGACGCGCCGCTGGCGCCCGGCGACATCTACCAGGAAACGAAGCTGGAAGCTGAACGCCTGGCCAGGTCCGTGGGCGCGTCGGGAGACATGGAGGTGGTGGTGGCCCGTCCGGCCGGCATCTACGGCCCCGGCGACACCAGATTCCTGAAGCTGTTCCGGGGTATCGCCAAACGCCGCTTCCCGATGCTCGGTTCCGGCGCGGTGTGCTACCACTTCACGTACATCGACGATCTCGTCGAGGGATTCCGACTCTGCGGCGAGGCGCCGGTTGCCGCCGGCCGGACATACATACTGGCCGGCCGCCGGCATACGCCGCTCACGGAGCTCGTTCGAGTTGTCGCCGACGAGGTCGGCGTCCCACCGCCGCGCTGGCGGTTCCCGGTCTGGCCGGTCTGGGCGGCGGGCGCAGTGTGCGAAGCCGTATGCGTGCCGCTGGGGGTCGAGCCGCCGCTCTACCGGCGGCGCGTCGAGTTCTTCACCAAGAACCGCGCGTTCGATACGGCGCGCGCGCGGCGCGAGCTTGGCTTCGAGCCGGCGGTCGATCTCGTCGAAGGAGTGCGGCGCACGGCCGATTGGTATCGACGGGAAGGGCTGCTGTAG
- a CDS encoding polysaccharide deacetylase family protein: MLDLATGRYPAFLFGGPIGRLLPVFHLHEVTRASLEPKLQYLAEHGYRTVTTEEIDRFVRGGVHPGERTAAICFDDAHASLWTIAVPLLRRYELRAITFAIPGRIEDAAAVRTTIDDPVPPPPARAGDFVTWPELQALHREGVVDVQCHGYSHSKIFFHDQPQGFVTPDFARWHPLDRPLISRRAADGYLAPDDLGAPLYPQRSRLSDALRHFDGTGARERCTAYVRARGGAAFFRRKGWQAELLALVNANDRGVFETENERRDAIYEDLDRALAVLRDRLRTRTVRHLCFPWEIAGAIAYGAARSIGFRTAFSSRLLGLRAVRAGDDPWRLMRLNGRFIPWLPRRRRLVAPGRIRRVRGGSHRTP, from the coding sequence ATGCTCGACCTCGCCACGGGCCGCTACCCTGCCTTCCTCTTCGGCGGACCGATCGGGCGCCTCCTGCCGGTGTTTCATCTCCACGAAGTGACGAGGGCCTCGCTCGAGCCGAAGCTGCAATACCTGGCCGAGCACGGGTACCGGACCGTAACCACCGAGGAAATCGACCGTTTCGTGCGCGGCGGCGTGCACCCCGGCGAACGAACGGCGGCAATCTGCTTCGACGACGCGCACGCGAGCCTGTGGACCATCGCCGTCCCGCTGCTTCGCCGGTACGAACTCCGGGCAATCACGTTCGCCATCCCGGGACGGATCGAGGACGCGGCCGCCGTTCGCACGACAATCGACGACCCGGTCCCGCCGCCGCCGGCGCGGGCGGGCGACTTCGTGACGTGGCCCGAGTTGCAGGCGCTCCACCGGGAGGGTGTCGTCGACGTACAGTGTCACGGTTACTCGCATTCGAAGATCTTCTTCCACGATCAGCCGCAGGGTTTCGTCACCCCGGACTTCGCCAGGTGGCATCCGCTCGACCGACCGCTGATCTCCCGGCGCGCAGCCGACGGCTACCTCGCACCCGACGATCTCGGTGCGCCTCTCTACCCGCAGCGATCACGCTTGAGCGACGCCCTCCGACACTTCGACGGCACGGGCGCGCGCGAGCGGTGCACGGCGTACGTGCGCGCCCGGGGTGGTGCGGCGTTCTTCCGGCGCAAGGGCTGGCAAGCCGAGCTGCTGGCACTCGTGAACGCGAACGACAGGGGTGTCTTCGAAACCGAGAACGAGCGCCGAGATGCGATCTACGAGGACCTGGATCGCGCGCTGGCGGTGTTGCGCGACAGACTTCGAACCAGGACCGTCCGCCATCTCTGCTTTCCCTGGGAGATCGCGGGCGCCATCGCATACGGCGCGGCGCGGTCGATCGGCTTTCGAACCGCCTTCTCCAGCCGGCTTCTGGGCCTGCGGGCCGTCCGTGCGGGAGACGATCCGTGGCGGCTCATGAGACTCAATGGCAGGTTCATCCCGTGGCTGCCCCGGCGGCGGCGCCTGGTCGCCCCCGGCCGGATTCGTCGGGTCCGCGGCGGATCGCACCGAACCCCGTGA
- a CDS encoding class I SAM-dependent methyltransferase has product MSERLQAFYNDSAVAAGYFEAAERTNPTWTPKMTGHWRLKQTIPPGSRVVDLGCGTAHPCRNLEDRDVRYTGVDWSTPQIDRNRERMPNHEFVAGSLYRTSLSAGSFDAAISLYTIEHLCWPHLLLEEMIRLVRPGGLIAVLTPPFRQRASIKSFDYGLSPRPFKDKIRTFRWLDAALHLYQHRVAYPWFLRRNHPIDAPEHRFLVHLDPICLQSRTWFPDADAVYLTYAREILDHLVRLGADEVELRPFDCYVVARKR; this is encoded by the coding sequence TTGAGCGAGCGGCTGCAAGCCTTCTACAACGACAGCGCCGTCGCCGCCGGTTACTTCGAGGCCGCCGAGCGGACCAACCCCACCTGGACGCCGAAGATGACCGGACACTGGCGGCTCAAGCAGACCATCCCGCCGGGCAGCCGCGTGGTCGACCTCGGGTGCGGGACCGCACATCCGTGCCGCAACCTGGAAGATCGCGATGTCCGTTATACCGGCGTGGACTGGTCGACGCCGCAGATCGACCGCAACCGGGAACGCATGCCGAACCACGAGTTCGTGGCGGGCTCCCTCTACCGCACCTCCCTGTCCGCCGGTTCGTTCGACGCAGCGATCAGCCTCTACACCATCGAGCATCTCTGCTGGCCGCACCTCCTGCTCGAGGAGATGATTCGGCTCGTTCGGCCGGGTGGACTCATCGCCGTTCTCACGCCTCCGTTTCGCCAACGCGCTTCGATCAAGTCCTTCGACTACGGTCTCAGCCCGCGTCCCTTCAAGGACAAGATCCGCACGTTCAGATGGCTGGATGCCGCGCTCCACCTGTACCAGCACCGGGTTGCGTACCCCTGGTTTCTCCGCCGGAATCATCCCATCGACGCGCCCGAGCACCGTTTTCTGGTCCACCTCGACCCCATCTGTCTGCAATCCCGGACCTGGTTCCCGGACGCTGACGCGGTCTATCTGACCTATGCCCGCGAGATACTGGACCACCTGGTGCGACTGGGCGCCGACGAGGTCGAGTTGCGACCCTTCGACTGCTACGTCGTCGCCCGCAAGCGATAG
- a CDS encoding flippase: MNRGTGLIGHAARASIAGMSTLLLAVLLVVAGRLLGDQEYGKFSFALALAMIFETVMDFGLKEITTRKVARDRKAAQSLVAQTFGLKLALALAAAIGLVVAANLLRPEADVRLACYLLGAASILRSYVLTIRYTLQGIERFGLDGLVVVIDRSLLLVLGAGVLAGGFGLIGLAVAFVGARVISLIAAWALAAGQIGAFRPAFDRERWLALQRQALPFGAFIIVLHLYSYADTVMLGVIRGDEETGLYNAAYRLYEGLANVGQVLQTVLIPRLSLHYGTNRAAHGRLARRGLLAGGLLAPATAAAGFLLGERAVILLFGPAYAPAGQVLQLLSIGFVFVLPLCALYAVALSAGAGAWLLRTAVTGCVANIALNLVLIPRFGMHGAAAATVAGEALSMTVLAMGLRRHVWPPAGVPRPTTCE; this comes from the coding sequence ATGAATCGAGGGACGGGCCTCATCGGCCACGCCGCACGCGCAAGCATCGCGGGGATGAGCACGCTGCTGCTGGCCGTCCTGCTCGTCGTTGCCGGGCGTCTGCTCGGAGACCAGGAGTACGGCAAGTTCTCCTTCGCCCTGGCGCTGGCGATGATCTTCGAGACGGTGATGGACTTCGGCTTGAAGGAAATCACCACCCGGAAGGTCGCGCGCGACCGCAAGGCGGCGCAGTCGCTGGTAGCCCAGACTTTCGGATTGAAGCTGGCGCTCGCGCTGGCTGCGGCGATCGGCCTGGTGGTGGCCGCGAACCTGTTGCGTCCGGAGGCGGACGTCCGGCTGGCGTGTTATCTGCTTGGCGCCGCCTCGATTCTCCGATCCTACGTGCTGACGATTCGGTACACCCTGCAGGGGATTGAGCGATTCGGCCTGGACGGCCTCGTCGTGGTCATCGACCGGTCCCTGTTGCTGGTCCTGGGCGCGGGAGTCCTCGCGGGCGGCTTCGGGCTGATCGGGTTGGCGGTCGCCTTCGTCGGCGCTCGCGTGATCTCGTTGATCGCGGCCTGGGCGCTGGCCGCCGGTCAGATCGGAGCCTTTCGCCCGGCGTTCGACCGGGAGCGTTGGCTGGCGCTTCAGCGTCAGGCCCTGCCGTTCGGGGCCTTCATCATCGTGCTCCATCTGTACAGCTACGCCGACACGGTCATGCTCGGCGTGATCCGGGGGGACGAAGAGACAGGGCTCTACAACGCGGCCTATCGGCTCTATGAAGGCCTCGCCAACGTCGGACAGGTGCTGCAAACCGTGCTGATTCCCAGGCTGTCGCTCCACTATGGGACCAACCGGGCCGCGCACGGTCGGTTGGCGCGTCGCGGGTTGCTGGCCGGTGGCCTGCTCGCGCCCGCAACCGCGGCGGCGGGCTTCCTCCTGGGCGAACGGGCGGTCATCCTGCTGTTCGGACCAGCGTACGCACCGGCGGGGCAGGTACTGCAACTCCTCTCGATCGGTTTCGTGTTCGTCCTTCCGCTCTGCGCTCTGTATGCGGTGGCGCTCTCGGCGGGCGCCGGCGCCTGGCTTCTGCGGACGGCTGTCACGGGATGCGTCGCCAACATCGCACTGAACCTGGTGTTGATTCCCCGCTTCGGAATGCACGGCGCCGCCGCGGCCACCGTGGCCGGCGAGGCGTTGAGCATGACCGTGTTGGCGATGGGTCTTCGGCGCCACGTCTGGCCGCCCGCCGGCGTTCCCCGCCCGACGACCTGCGAGTAG